One stretch of Juglans microcarpa x Juglans regia isolate MS1-56 chromosome 3D, Jm3101_v1.0, whole genome shotgun sequence DNA includes these proteins:
- the LOC121256714 gene encoding membrane-anchored ubiquitin-fold protein 6 yields the protein MASEDLIEVKFRLADGTDIGPSKYSPATSVASLKGKILAQWPKDKENGPRTVNDVKLINAGKILENNRTLAESRLPVGELSEGVITMHVVVRPPLSDKSSEKLQDDSPKAACCSCSIM from the exons ATGGCAAGTGAAGATTTGATAGAGGTCAAATTCAGGCTAGCTGATGGCACCGACATAGGGCCGAGCAAGTACAGTCCAGCTACCTCTGTGGCATCTCTTAAAGGAAAAATACTTGCACAGTGGCCCAAAG ACAAAGAAAATGGCCCGAGAACAGTCAACGATGTGAAGCTTATCAATGCCGGAAAGATACTGGAAAATAACAGGACGCTGGCGGAGTCTAGGCTCCCAGTTGGTGAACTCTCAGAAGGTGTCATCACTATGCATGTTGTTGTGCGGCCTCCTCTTTCTGACAAGAGCAGTG AGAAATTGCAAGATGATTCTCCAAAGGCGGCCTGCTGTTCATGCTCCATCATGTAG